The following are from one region of the Hemitrygon akajei chromosome 31, sHemAka1.3, whole genome shotgun sequence genome:
- the LOC140719450 gene encoding small integral membrane protein 45, giving the protein MPHFLDWFVPVYLMISILILVGFGACIYYFEPGLQEAHKWRTQRPITEREVRKTLMIRDNLGFRPPEV; this is encoded by the coding sequence ATGCCTCACTTCCTGGACTGGTTCGTTCCTGTCTACTTGATGATTTCCATCCTGATCCTGGTGGGGTTTGGCGCCTGCATTTACTACTTCGAGCCGGGCCTCCAGGAAGCCCACAAGTGGCGGACCCAGCGGCCCATCACGGAGAGGGAAGTTCGGAAGACCTTGATGATCCGAGACAACTTGGGCTTCAGGCCGCCTGAAGTCTGA